A stretch of the Candidatus Nezhaarchaeales archaeon genome encodes the following:
- a CDS encoding NAD(P)/FAD-dependent oxidoreductase, which translates to MKKRFDVVVIGGGPSGLISAYEASRRGCNVLVLEEHGEIGKPVHCAGLVSISGLRALGVSDSFVLNRVRGARFYSPSGLSFKLHRGLEEAYVIDRASFDDHLRRLAEDAGSLIALKSKASSLLFEAGRVVGVRYVAQNRSLEVRASVVINAEGARFKIAREAGFTPPKLLLPAAQVEVEGGSFDEDYVELYFGRNWAPGFFAWIVPLKGGARVGLASTFKEPFKLLKRFRLKHPIASRKLVGCKDLKLMGGQLVLSTPYSRKPKVGLLTVGDAAGQVKPLTGGGIVLGGLCARVAGKAAAQAVFQGVDPNTYEDAWRRLIGAELKWAYLLRRLLLKLSDEAYDDLFLLMAKLEAGELLKEADMDLHVWSFKKAASKLGLSKVLPYALTLLITLSRKGFIRAFSKS; encoded by the coding sequence ATGAAGAAGCGTTTTGACGTGGTCGTGATAGGCGGTGGACCTAGCGGCCTCATATCGGCTTACGAAGCCTCACGTAGAGGTTGTAACGTCTTGGTCCTTGAAGAGCATGGTGAAATCGGTAAACCCGTTCATTGCGCAGGCCTAGTAAGTATTTCAGGGTTACGCGCGCTAGGGGTTAGTGATAGCTTCGTTCTTAATAGGGTTCGTGGAGCGCGTTTTTATAGCCCTTCAGGCCTTAGCTTCAAGCTTCATAGGGGGCTTGAGGAGGCTTACGTTATAGATAGGGCGAGCTTCGATGATCATCTACGAAGGCTTGCCGAGGATGCTGGCTCCCTTATAGCGCTTAAGTCTAAAGCCTCCTCCCTCCTATTTGAAGCGGGAAGGGTCGTAGGAGTTAGGTATGTTGCTCAAAACCGTAGCCTTGAAGTAAGGGCTAGCGTAGTAATAAATGCTGAGGGAGCTAGGTTTAAAATAGCGAGAGAGGCAGGCTTTACGCCGCCTAAATTACTACTACCTGCCGCGCAAGTAGAGGTGGAAGGCGGTAGCTTTGACGAGGATTATGTTGAGCTTTACTTTGGGAGGAATTGGGCTCCAGGTTTTTTCGCTTGGATAGTCCCCCTTAAGGGAGGGGCTAGGGTTGGCTTAGCTTCAACGTTTAAAGAACCCTTTAAACTGCTTAAAAGGTTTAGGCTTAAGCACCCTATCGCGTCACGTAAACTCGTAGGTTGCAAGGACTTAAAGCTGATGGGGGGCCAGCTAGTACTTAGCACTCCGTACTCGAGGAAACCTAAGGTCGGGCTATTGACGGTTGGTGACGCCGCAGGGCAAGTTAAACCTTTAACCGGTGGAGGTATAGTATTAGGAGGGCTATGCGCAAGGGTAGCGGGTAAAGCCGCTGCTCAAGCAGTTTTCCAAGGCGTAGACCCAAATACCTACGAGGACGCATGGAGGAGGCTAATAGGGGCTGAGCTTAAATGGGCCTACCTATTAAGGCGCTTACTACTTAAGCTTTCAGACGAGGCTTACGATGACTTGTTCCTCCTCATGGCTAAGCTTGAGGCTGGCGAATTGCTTAAAGAAGCGGATATGGATCTACATGTATGGTCGTTCAAGAAGGCCGCTTCGAAGCTAGGCCTTTCTAAGGTACTGCCTTACGCCCTAACATTACTTATAACCCTTTCACGAAAAGGTTTTATACGAGCCTTCTCAAAGTCTTAG
- the truD gene encoding tRNA pseudouridine(13) synthase TruD: MLKTFSKLDEELGILYYASGPKALKGRLRQLIEDFIVEEILHHKPSGGSGNYTFFTLKKGGIDTNRALLMIARALGLSVDMFNVAGMKDAKALTKQFVTVRAPPEALASLKVRGVSIEGVERVSKPLLKRCIRGNLFRVTIRGLRLAKEEIAEVIKELWQQVVEFGGLPNYYGYQRFGTVRSNTHKVGKLLVQGRVKDAVLEFLAHPYPNEARDAYEARKELSETLDFAKALKRFPRRLTYEIAMLRHLAKRSDDYVGALRRLPLRVLKLFIQAYQSYLFNRVLSSRIEWAGNLRALVDGDRLQPLNGEGFSFTVTKSSISEAKAMLNSGRAFLILPVLGFNSLRFEGSYKPIVKDILEEEGVKLEDFKVSLFPDLRFPGSFRRASVLIKGLVIDEAQPDEVNEGCLKVRISYELERGAYATIFLRELIKPSDPLASGF; the protein is encoded by the coding sequence TTGCTTAAAACCTTTTCAAAGCTTGATGAAGAGCTGGGAATACTTTATTATGCTTCGGGCCCCAAAGCGCTTAAAGGTAGACTTAGACAGTTAATCGAAGACTTCATAGTGGAGGAAATTCTACATCATAAACCGAGCGGGGGGAGCGGTAATTATACGTTCTTCACCTTAAAGAAGGGCGGGATAGATACCAATCGGGCCCTGTTGATGATAGCTAGAGCGTTAGGCTTAAGTGTTGACATGTTTAACGTAGCCGGCATGAAGGATGCTAAAGCGTTAACTAAACAGTTCGTAACGGTACGCGCGCCGCCTGAAGCTTTAGCATCCTTAAAGGTGCGGGGTGTATCCATTGAGGGCGTTGAAAGGGTTTCGAAGCCTCTACTTAAGAGGTGCATAAGGGGGAACTTGTTTAGAGTTACCATTAGGGGGTTGAGACTAGCTAAGGAGGAAATAGCGGAGGTGATTAAGGAGTTATGGCAACAGGTAGTCGAGTTCGGCGGCCTACCCAACTATTACGGCTATCAGCGTTTCGGAACGGTAAGAAGTAATACTCATAAGGTTGGAAAGCTCCTAGTTCAAGGGAGGGTTAAGGACGCTGTCCTAGAATTTTTAGCCCACCCCTACCCAAACGAGGCGCGTGATGCTTACGAGGCGCGAAAGGAGTTAAGCGAAACCCTCGACTTCGCTAAGGCGTTAAAACGGTTCCCCCGGAGGTTAACATACGAAATAGCAATGCTAAGACATCTGGCTAAACGTTCCGACGACTACGTAGGAGCCTTAAGGAGGTTGCCTTTAAGGGTTTTAAAGCTCTTCATCCAAGCCTACCAGTCGTACCTATTTAACAGGGTCCTTTCATCACGTATTGAATGGGCGGGAAATCTGCGGGCATTAGTTGATGGTGATAGGCTTCAACCTTTAAATGGTGAAGGCTTCAGTTTTACGGTTACTAAATCCTCAATAAGTGAGGCTAAGGCCATGCTTAATTCAGGTAGGGCCTTTCTAATCTTACCGGTTTTAGGCTTTAATAGTTTAAGGTTTGAAGGAAGCTATAAGCCGATCGTTAAGGACATTTTGGAGGAGGAAGGCGTTAAGCTTGAAGACTTTAAGGTTTCCCTATTCCCCGATTTAAGGTTTCCAGGCTCCTTTAGGCGCGCCTCGGTATTAATCAAGGGCTTAGTAATAGATGAAGCGCAGCCTGATGAAGTTAATGAGGGGTGTTTAAAGGTACGTATAAGCTATGAGCTTGAAAGAGGGGCTTACGCAACAATCTTTCTAAGGGAACTCATAAAGCCTTCAGATCCTCTAGCATCCGGCTTTTAA
- a CDS encoding zinc finger domain-containing protein, whose product MSKDIPIRICSSCKKPVKLGEIASKFYCPQCGEVLIWRCTRCRRLVNPYKCPKCGFQGP is encoded by the coding sequence TTGTCTAAGGACATACCGATCCGTATCTGCTCATCGTGTAAGAAGCCCGTGAAGCTGGGTGAAATCGCTTCGAAGTTTTATTGCCCCCAATGCGGTGAGGTATTAATTTGGCGCTGTACGCGTTGTCGAAGGCTCGTAAATCCTTATAAATGCCCAAAATGTGGTTTTCAAGGACCTTAA
- a CDS encoding NrpR regulatory domain-containing protein, whose amino-acid sequence MKAYSYEDYMVKSAEVSRLEMEILRILSESTEPVGSRLIQRELEKRGFFLSERTVRYHLQLLELRGLVAGHERSGRTITNEGLAELSRALVSQRVGFIITRFLSMACSVTYDYTADSGTVVTNVSIVDKSFYDKMMRMIRNLYLANLLLAPYIKVLDENEEYQNIVVPEGKIGLLTICDLTVDGVLIRSGIPLFFKYGGLVQVVNGKPLRFINMISYEGTTISPLELFVRSRQTSVLKVIKSGSGVLPVGMREIVAEARERTHKIVSALRDKGWRGILALGLPNEPLLGVPVSMDRFGLCMVGGLALAAALLEEGAKIETFASYSLVPIEEMKRIE is encoded by the coding sequence TTGAAAGCATACTCTTATGAGGATTATATGGTTAAGTCTGCTGAAGTTTCTAGGTTAGAAATGGAAATACTGAGGATTTTAAGCGAGTCAACCGAGCCTGTTGGATCGAGGTTAATTCAGCGGGAGCTGGAGAAGAGGGGTTTCTTTCTAAGTGAGAGGACGGTGAGGTATCATCTTCAATTGTTGGAGTTAAGGGGTTTGGTTGCTGGACATGAACGAAGCGGAAGAACCATAACTAATGAGGGGTTAGCGGAGCTTAGCAGAGCTTTAGTTTCTCAGAGGGTTGGTTTTATTATTACCCGTTTCCTATCGATGGCTTGCTCGGTTACGTATGATTATACTGCAGATTCTGGAACAGTAGTTACAAACGTTTCTATTGTGGACAAGTCTTTTTACGATAAGATGATGAGGATGATAAGGAATTTATACCTTGCTAATCTACTTTTGGCTCCCTACATTAAGGTTTTAGATGAGAATGAAGAGTATCAAAATATCGTTGTTCCTGAGGGGAAGATTGGTCTTCTCACGATTTGCGATCTGACCGTGGATGGGGTTCTTATCCGTTCCGGAATTCCATTATTCTTCAAGTATGGCGGTTTGGTTCAAGTGGTGAACGGTAAACCTTTACGCTTTATTAACATGATTTCCTACGAGGGGACAACGATCTCTCCGCTTGAACTCTTCGTTAGAAGCAGGCAGACTTCTGTTTTGAAGGTTATTAAAAGTGGATCTGGGGTTTTACCCGTGGGGATGAGGGAGATAGTGGCTGAAGCCAGGGAGAGAACGCATAAAATCGTTTCGGCCTTAAGGGATAAGGGATGGAGGGGTATTTTAGCTTTAGGCCTTCCAAACGAGCCTTTGCTTGGCGTGCCAGTGTCCATGGATAGGTTTGGGTTATGTATGGTTGGAGGCCTTGCTCTGGCAGCAGCCCTCTTGGAGGAAGGAGCGAAAATTGAAACTTTTGCGTCTTACTCTTTAGTTCCCATCGAGGAAATGAAAAGAATAGAGTAA
- a CDS encoding sulfide/dihydroorotate dehydrogenase-like FAD/NAD-binding protein, with the protein MTNEIVFKEELAPEVKLIKVRAPLIAKKAKSGQFVILRVDEGGERIPLTLVDWDPKEGTITLVFKEVGASTKELGSLKVGDSIHDLVGPLGKPSEIAFYGKVCVVGRGVAIAAAYERAKRMKEAGNNVTAIISARTAKQLIYKDEFKKISDKLYVVTDDGSEGAKKYASDFLRSLVESGEKFDLVYAVGAATLMKSVSEATKPYGIKTIVSLNPLMVDGTGMCGCCRVTVGGKPMFACVDGPDFDAHLVDFEELRARIHMYNDEERIVLKMAGERGCRS; encoded by the coding sequence ATGACGAACGAAATAGTCTTTAAGGAGGAGTTAGCCCCGGAGGTTAAGCTCATAAAAGTACGGGCGCCTTTAATCGCTAAAAAGGCGAAATCAGGGCAATTCGTAATTCTAAGGGTGGATGAGGGTGGCGAAAGAATCCCCCTAACCCTAGTAGACTGGGACCCTAAAGAAGGCACAATAACCCTAGTATTTAAGGAGGTTGGGGCGTCCACAAAGGAGCTTGGAAGCCTAAAGGTTGGAGACTCTATTCACGATTTAGTAGGTCCGCTTGGAAAACCAAGCGAAATCGCCTTCTACGGCAAAGTGTGCGTAGTCGGTAGGGGGGTTGCTATTGCAGCGGCTTATGAGAGGGCTAAGAGAATGAAGGAGGCGGGCAATAATGTAACCGCCATAATTAGCGCCCGAACCGCCAAACAGCTAATCTACAAAGACGAGTTTAAGAAGATAAGCGACAAGCTCTACGTCGTCACTGACGACGGCTCGGAGGGAGCGAAGAAGTATGCTAGTGATTTCCTCAGAAGCTTAGTAGAGTCAGGAGAAAAATTTGATTTAGTTTATGCCGTTGGGGCGGCGACTCTAATGAAGTCGGTTTCAGAAGCAACCAAACCCTACGGGATTAAAACGATTGTCAGCCTCAACCCCCTAATGGTGGATGGAACGGGGATGTGTGGATGCTGCCGCGTAACCGTGGGCGGTAAACCCATGTTCGCATGCGTTGACGGTCCGGACTTTGATGCTCACCTAGTGGACTTCGAGGAGCTTAGAGCCAGAATCCACATGTACAATGATGAGGAAAGGATCGTCCTCAAAATGGCAGGTGAACGTGGATGCAGAAGTTAG
- a CDS encoding glutamate synthase-related protein produces the protein MSTTGTRTRVEDVCPTSGLCPICVKECPVLCEVSLSAFRGREALYPDPSAFGKSTAGALKDYGLDWSHFNIQSRLLGASGIDENPDVAIFPNVDVETKVGGIPLKIPVMIGAYGSTDVARLNWDGLAIGGALSGIIVTIGENVCGMDPEARIEDGKVAHSPELKRRVEAFRKFWDGKYGDVAVQTNVEDQRLGVDIYATSKLEVNIIERKWGQGAKAIGGEVRVSDLEKAILLKRRGYIVIPDPEDPGVQEAFKQGVFKTFERHSRVGMPTERSFVEDVEWLREQGVKKVSLKTGAYSPEAVAFTMKVASEAKVDYVVFDGAGGGTGMSPVPMMNEMGTPTVYLEAQVLKCAEILRKKGRHVPDIVMAGGFIDETQIFKAIAMSNFGDGPLVKSILMARAPLTAVMKSSYFAELAQKGLLPKYFEELFGSIPEKFFIGVPDLRTTLGDRFKEVPWGAVGLYTYLNRIKVGLQQLMAGARKWKLNLLSRSDLVALSERASKVTGIPLPEEAFNEVLESILS, from the coding sequence ATGTCTACAACAGGAACTAGAACCAGAGTTGAAGATGTGTGTCCAACAAGCGGCTTATGTCCAATATGCGTTAAAGAATGTCCAGTTCTATGTGAGGTTTCACTATCAGCGTTTAGAGGTAGAGAAGCACTTTACCCAGACCCCTCCGCGTTTGGAAAAAGCACAGCCGGAGCTCTAAAGGACTACGGCTTAGACTGGTCCCACTTTAATATTCAATCAAGGCTTCTGGGTGCTAGTGGTATAGACGAAAACCCTGATGTAGCGATATTTCCAAACGTTGATGTTGAAACAAAGGTTGGAGGCATACCTCTTAAGATCCCCGTGATGATAGGCGCCTATGGATCAACGGATGTAGCCAGGTTGAACTGGGATGGGTTAGCGATTGGCGGAGCATTGTCTGGAATAATAGTGACCATTGGAGAGAACGTTTGCGGAATGGATCCGGAAGCCAGAATCGAAGACGGGAAGGTTGCCCACTCCCCCGAACTTAAGAGGAGGGTGGAGGCTTTCCGAAAGTTCTGGGATGGGAAATACGGAGATGTTGCGGTTCAAACCAATGTTGAGGATCAAAGGCTTGGAGTCGACATTTACGCAACATCAAAGCTTGAAGTAAACATCATCGAGAGGAAGTGGGGTCAAGGGGCAAAGGCCATTGGAGGCGAAGTTAGAGTTAGCGACCTTGAAAAGGCCATCCTCTTAAAGAGGAGAGGCTACATAGTTATACCCGATCCCGAAGATCCAGGAGTTCAGGAAGCATTTAAACAGGGAGTTTTCAAAACGTTTGAAAGGCATAGCCGCGTCGGCATGCCAACCGAAAGGAGCTTCGTGGAAGACGTCGAATGGTTAAGAGAGCAAGGTGTTAAGAAGGTTAGCTTAAAAACCGGAGCCTACAGTCCGGAAGCCGTTGCGTTTACCATGAAAGTGGCCTCCGAAGCTAAGGTCGACTACGTAGTATTTGACGGCGCCGGCGGAGGCACGGGGATGAGCCCCGTACCCATGATGAATGAAATGGGCACGCCAACCGTTTATCTAGAAGCGCAGGTTTTGAAATGCGCAGAAATTCTCAGGAAGAAGGGGAGACACGTCCCTGACATCGTAATGGCCGGAGGCTTCATAGACGAAACCCAAATATTCAAAGCTATCGCAATGAGTAACTTTGGCGATGGGCCACTCGTGAAGTCAATACTGATGGCCAGGGCACCCTTAACCGCAGTTATGAAATCATCCTACTTTGCCGAACTAGCTCAGAAGGGGCTGTTACCAAAATATTTCGAAGAGCTCTTCGGCAGTATACCCGAAAAATTCTTTATAGGTGTTCCAGACCTACGAACCACGTTGGGCGACAGGTTTAAAGAGGTGCCGTGGGGCGCCGTTGGGCTCTACACCTATTTGAATAGAATAAAGGTTGGCCTTCAGCAGCTAATGGCCGGGGCGAGGAAGTGGAAACTTAACCTATTGAGTAGAAGCGATCTAGTCGCATTATCTGAAAGGGCTTCAAAGGTTACCGGTATACCATTGCCCGAGGAAGCATTCAACGAGGTTCTGGAAAGCATACTGTCTTAG
- a CDS encoding elongation factor 1-beta, with amino-acid sequence MGEVVALVKIMPAGVEVDLDRLKERLKEALPKKHSIKGFKEEPIAFGIKALKVYVLMPEEAGGTSSLEEAFQRVEGVGQVEVELVFRV; translated from the coding sequence ATGGGTGAGGTCGTAGCTCTAGTTAAGATAATGCCTGCAGGGGTTGAAGTGGACTTGGACCGGTTAAAGGAAAGGTTGAAAGAGGCATTACCTAAGAAACATAGCATAAAGGGTTTTAAGGAGGAGCCCATAGCCTTCGGGATTAAAGCCCTCAAGGTCTACGTACTAATGCCCGAGGAAGCCGGTGGTACTTCATCTTTAGAGGAGGCCTTTCAAAGGGTTGAAGGGGTAGGCCAAGTAGAGGTTGAACTCGTATTTAGGGTGTAG
- the gltA gene encoding NADPH-dependent glutamate synthase: MQKLEVRLKQVKMPELPVEERLHTFNEVVLGYSEEQALAEAARCLQCTRPLCVEMCPLHIDIPEFIKLIRLGDYSEAAEKIRQKNCMPSVCGRVCPQEVLCVMGCKNTIGDPVNIGALERFVADWELERGVKVPGVAPSTGKSVAVVGSGPAGLSVATELVKSGHHVVVFEALHEPGGVLTYGIPEFRLPKSTVRKEIDYVKKLGVEIKTNIIVGKTLTIDDLFNEGFKAVFLGTGAGLPKFLGIPGENLCGVYSLNEFLLRINLMKAGLFPYGSKTPIKVRGRVAVLGARGMDAARSALRLGAEEACVFYQRKVVGRADDIRRGLEEGVKLQPLTKPVRLIGDERRWVKLVELVKLKPGPLDKVGKPKLIPEQGSKLLYSAETVIIATRHVPNTIAATSTSKGIKIDEKSKTIIVNLETLEATNGIFAGGDVVSGAASVIKAIEAGKRAAQSINAYLLTAS; this comes from the coding sequence ATGCAGAAGTTAGAGGTAAGACTAAAACAAGTTAAAATGCCGGAGTTACCAGTGGAGGAGCGTTTACACACCTTTAATGAGGTGGTTTTAGGGTACTCCGAAGAGCAGGCTTTAGCCGAAGCGGCAAGATGCCTCCAATGCACGCGGCCCCTTTGCGTGGAAATGTGCCCGCTACACATAGACATACCTGAATTTATAAAACTCATCAGGTTAGGCGATTACAGCGAAGCCGCTGAAAAAATCCGGCAGAAGAACTGTATGCCCTCAGTCTGCGGAAGAGTATGCCCACAGGAAGTATTATGCGTCATGGGGTGCAAAAACACCATAGGCGATCCCGTAAACATAGGGGCTCTAGAAAGGTTTGTTGCCGATTGGGAATTGGAAAGAGGGGTCAAGGTTCCTGGCGTAGCGCCATCCACTGGAAAAAGCGTGGCGGTTGTAGGAAGTGGGCCTGCAGGTTTAAGCGTAGCCACCGAACTAGTGAAAAGTGGCCATCACGTGGTAGTATTTGAAGCACTGCATGAACCGGGCGGAGTCTTAACCTATGGCATACCCGAGTTCCGCCTGCCAAAGAGTACGGTTAGAAAGGAAATCGATTACGTTAAGAAGCTTGGAGTTGAAATAAAGACTAATATCATCGTGGGCAAAACATTAACAATAGACGACCTCTTTAACGAAGGTTTTAAAGCAGTCTTCCTCGGTACTGGAGCAGGCCTACCTAAGTTCTTAGGTATTCCAGGGGAGAACCTATGCGGAGTCTACTCCTTAAACGAATTCCTATTAAGGATAAACCTCATGAAGGCAGGCCTGTTCCCTTACGGAAGTAAAACCCCAATAAAAGTTCGAGGCAGGGTTGCGGTATTAGGTGCTAGGGGGATGGACGCTGCAAGATCCGCCCTTAGGCTAGGGGCGGAAGAGGCCTGCGTTTTCTACCAGAGAAAAGTTGTTGGAAGGGCTGACGACATAAGGCGAGGATTAGAAGAAGGAGTAAAACTGCAACCATTAACCAAGCCGGTCAGACTTATAGGCGACGAGAGACGATGGGTAAAACTCGTCGAACTCGTGAAGTTAAAGCCGGGACCACTCGACAAAGTGGGAAAACCAAAGCTAATTCCAGAACAAGGCTCAAAACTCCTTTACAGCGCTGAAACAGTCATTATCGCAACAAGACACGTACCCAACACAATCGCGGCAACAAGTACTTCGAAAGGTATTAAAATTGATGAAAAGAGCAAGACAATAATAGTCAATCTAGAAACTCTAGAGGCGACAAACGGGATTTTCGCGGGAGGCGACGTAGTAAGTGGAGCCGCATCAGTCATAAAGGCCATAGAGGCGGGAAAAAGAGCTGCACAGTCAATAAACGCGTACCTGTTAACCGCGAGTTAA
- a CDS encoding CDC48 family AAA ATPase, which yields MPDDRPQITLRVADAKARDVGRGKVRMDAEEMKVINVNVGDIVEIEGKKKTAAVVWPAYAEDQGSNFIRMDGLTRRNAAVSIGDTVVVRKAIVSPASMIRLAPQSFTISVDQSFTSFVKRRLIDYPLVEGDSVLIPVLGQAIPFVVVATKPSGVVIPTEETNVIILEKPFEEVKVSRVTYEDIGGLKGAIQKIREMVELPLKHPEIFKRLGIEPPKGVLLYGPPGCGKTLLARAVANETDAYFISINGPEIMSKFYGESEQRLREVFEEAKKHSSAIIFIDEIDAIAPKREEVTGEVEKRVVAQLLALMDGLEARGNVIVIGATNRVNALDPALRRPGRFDREIEIGVPDKQGRYEILLIHTRNMPLAKDVDLKKLAEITHGYVGADLAALSREAAMKALRRYLPQIDLQQERIPLEVLEKLEVNMQDFMEAFREITPTAMREVYVEVPTVKWDDVGGLETVKQELREAVEWPLKYPDSFKRLGIEPPKGVLLYGPPGCGKTLLARAIATESEANFISVKGPEVYSKWVGESERAIREIFRKARTASPCIVYFDEIDSLAPIRGYGYGDSMVTERVITQLLTELDGLERLENVVVIGATNRPDILDPALLRPGRIDRLLYVPPPDYDARVQIFKIHTRRMPLAPDVSIEELAKMTENYAGSDIEALCREAAMLALRQNLGAERVERSHFLKAMKKVKPTVNEAMLNYYKVWGEQAKQIQAQRRVPLPTSFV from the coding sequence ATGCCTGACGATCGACCTCAAATAACTCTTCGTGTCGCCGATGCGAAGGCGAGGGACGTAGGTAGGGGGAAGGTTAGGATGGACGCGGAGGAAATGAAAGTTATCAACGTTAACGTCGGTGACATTGTTGAGATAGAGGGTAAGAAGAAGACGGCTGCAGTAGTATGGCCGGCTTACGCCGAGGATCAAGGTTCCAACTTTATCAGAATGGACGGTTTAACTAGGAGGAACGCGGCGGTTAGTATAGGGGATACAGTGGTTGTTAGGAAGGCGATAGTCTCACCGGCCTCCATGATAAGGTTAGCGCCTCAATCGTTTACAATATCCGTTGATCAAAGCTTCACCAGCTTCGTTAAAAGGAGGTTAATAGATTACCCCCTAGTTGAAGGTGATAGCGTACTTATACCTGTTCTAGGTCAAGCAATCCCATTCGTGGTGGTTGCTACTAAGCCTTCGGGCGTTGTCATACCGACCGAAGAAACCAACGTTATCATCTTAGAGAAGCCCTTCGAGGAGGTTAAAGTAAGCCGTGTTACCTACGAGGATATCGGAGGGTTAAAAGGCGCCATACAGAAGATAAGGGAAATGGTTGAACTACCATTAAAGCACCCGGAGATCTTTAAGAGGCTCGGTATAGAACCTCCTAAAGGCGTACTACTCTACGGTCCCCCCGGCTGCGGTAAAACACTACTAGCTAGAGCTGTGGCAAACGAAACGGATGCTTACTTCATATCGATAAATGGCCCTGAAATTATGAGTAAGTTCTACGGTGAATCAGAGCAGAGGCTTAGGGAGGTATTCGAGGAGGCTAAAAAGCATTCTTCAGCGATAATCTTCATAGATGAAATTGACGCCATCGCACCTAAGCGAGAGGAGGTAACCGGTGAAGTTGAAAAGAGAGTAGTAGCGCAGCTTCTAGCGTTAATGGACGGCCTCGAAGCTAGGGGCAACGTTATAGTTATAGGTGCAACTAATAGGGTTAACGCCCTTGACCCTGCTTTAAGGAGGCCGGGAAGGTTTGACCGTGAAATAGAGATCGGGGTTCCGGATAAACAGGGACGCTATGAAATACTATTAATACATACAAGGAATATGCCGTTAGCTAAGGATGTGGATCTTAAAAAGCTAGCTGAGATAACGCACGGCTATGTAGGCGCGGACCTAGCAGCCCTCTCTAGGGAGGCAGCTATGAAAGCTTTACGTAGATACTTACCCCAAATAGACCTTCAGCAGGAGCGTATACCTCTCGAGGTCCTAGAGAAGCTAGAGGTTAATATGCAGGACTTTATGGAGGCCTTCCGCGAGATAACCCCAACGGCCATGAGGGAGGTCTACGTAGAGGTTCCAACAGTTAAATGGGACGATGTGGGAGGCCTAGAAACCGTAAAGCAGGAGTTAAGAGAGGCCGTTGAATGGCCCCTTAAATATCCAGACTCGTTTAAGAGGCTCGGTATAGAGCCTCCTAAAGGCGTACTACTCTACGGTCCCCCCGGCTGCGGTAAAACACTACTAGCTAGAGCCATAGCTACGGAGAGTGAAGCTAACTTTATAAGCGTTAAAGGCCCCGAGGTTTACAGTAAATGGGTAGGCGAGTCGGAACGAGCTATAAGAGAGATATTTAGAAAGGCTCGAACAGCTTCTCCCTGCATCGTATACTTCGATGAGATAGATTCACTAGCACCCATAAGGGGTTACGGTTATGGGGATTCAATGGTTACTGAACGAGTCATAACTCAATTACTAACTGAGCTCGACGGATTGGAAAGGCTTGAAAACGTCGTGGTAATAGGGGCTACTAATAGGCCTGATATACTGGATCCAGCCCTCCTTCGCCCCGGGAGGATCGATAGGCTCCTATACGTCCCACCGCCCGATTACGACGCTAGAGTACAAATATTTAAGATACATACTAGGAGAATGCCTCTAGCGCCTGATGTTAGCATTGAAGAGCTGGCTAAAATGACTGAGAACTACGCTGGATCGGATATAGAGGCGTTATGCAGGGAGGCAGCTATGCTTGCTTTAAGGCAGAACCTTGGAGCGGAAAGGGTTGAACGAAGTCACTTCCTGAAAGCTATGAAAAAGGTTAAACCAACAGTTAATGAGGCGATGCTTAATTACTATAAGGTGTGGGGTGAGCAAGCTAAACAGATTCAAGCTCAAAGGAGGGTACCTTTACCAACGTCCTTCGTTTAG
- the pth2 gene encoding peptidyl-tRNA hydrolase Pth2 yields MIVVRRDLKMSKGKLAVEVAHAAVSAAEEARLKARGWWERWMLTSQKKVVVKVSSEEELLRLEAEAKSLNIPCSLIRDAGLTELPPNTITTLGLGPAPEELLDRLTRMLTLL; encoded by the coding sequence GTGATCGTGGTAAGGAGGGACTTAAAGATGAGTAAGGGTAAGCTCGCTGTAGAAGTAGCGCATGCAGCGGTAAGCGCAGCGGAGGAAGCGCGGTTAAAGGCTAGAGGGTGGTGGGAGAGGTGGATGTTAACCTCCCAAAAGAAGGTGGTCGTCAAGGTTTCAAGTGAAGAGGAGCTCTTAAGGCTTGAAGCTGAAGCTAAGAGTTTAAACATCCCATGCTCCCTGATTAGGGACGCGGGTTTAACGGAGCTACCACCTAACACCATAACTACGCTAGGTTTAGGGCCCGCCCCTGAGGAGCTCCTAGATAGGTTAACTCGTATGCTTACACTCCTATAG